The Streptomyces sp. NBC_00162 genome window below encodes:
- a CDS encoding [protein-PII] uridylyltransferase has translation MTSVEKTTDHTADSGPSGYAAARLRLLQEESRSGPSRRSALAGLTDEWLSALFATAVRETGVRGASLVAVGGYGRGELSPRSDLDLVLLHDGKAEPRQLSALADRLWYPVWDLGLALDHSVRTPAEARKTAAEDLKVHLGLLDARPVAGDAGLLAGLRTSVLADWRNQAAKRLPQLHSLCRERAERAGELRFLLEPDLKEARGGLRDVTALRAVAASWLADAPREGLAEARRRLLDARDALHLVTGRATDRLSLQEQDQVAAQLGLLDADALLREVYEAARVVAYAGDVTWREVGRVLRARAARPRLRGLLGTRGPVAAPRAPLAEGVVESDGEAVLALAARPDRDPVLALRLAAAAAQAGLPVSLHALRRLAAQGKPLPVPWPAEAREQLLTLLGAGEPTVAVWEALEAEGLITRLLPDWERVRCRPQRNPVHTWTVDRHLIETAVRASALTRRVGRPDLLLMAALLHDIGKGWPGDHSVAGETIARDVAARVGFDAQDVAVLGALVRHHLLLIDTATRRDLDDPATVRSVAEAVGSVGTLEILHALTEADALATGPAAWSSWRAMLVDDLVARVAAVLRGTPQDVPQPEIPTTEQERLAVEAVRTGEPVLALHARQEEDAVGVELVVAVPDQPGVLPAVAGVLALHRLTVRAADLRSMELPDLAGEVLVLRWRVAAEYGALPEAARLRTDLIRALDGSLDVPAKLADREAAYPRRRGVLPPPPRVTVVADVSALATVLEVRAPDAVGLLHRVGRALESAGVRVRSAHVSTLGANAVDTVYVVDGDGKPLPAREAAALAGSVQAALS, from the coding sequence CCTGTTCGCGACCGCCGTACGGGAGACCGGCGTACGCGGCGCCTCGCTGGTGGCCGTCGGCGGCTACGGGCGGGGCGAGCTCTCCCCGCGCAGCGACCTCGACCTGGTGCTGCTGCACGACGGCAAGGCGGAGCCGCGGCAGCTCAGCGCGCTGGCCGACCGCCTCTGGTACCCGGTGTGGGACCTGGGCCTCGCCCTCGACCACTCCGTACGGACACCCGCCGAGGCCCGCAAGACGGCCGCCGAGGACCTCAAGGTGCACCTGGGGCTGCTGGACGCCCGGCCGGTCGCCGGTGACGCCGGCCTCCTCGCGGGCCTGCGGACCTCCGTCCTGGCCGACTGGCGCAACCAGGCCGCCAAGCGGCTCCCGCAGCTGCACTCCCTGTGCCGGGAGCGGGCCGAGCGCGCCGGGGAGCTCCGCTTCCTGCTCGAACCCGACCTCAAGGAGGCCCGCGGCGGGCTCCGGGACGTCACCGCGCTGCGGGCGGTGGCGGCGTCCTGGCTGGCCGACGCCCCGCGCGAGGGCCTCGCCGAGGCCCGGCGGCGGCTCCTGGACGCCCGGGACGCCCTGCACCTGGTGACAGGCCGGGCCACCGACCGGCTGTCGCTCCAGGAACAGGACCAGGTCGCGGCGCAGCTCGGGCTGCTCGACGCGGACGCGCTGCTCCGCGAGGTGTACGAGGCCGCGCGGGTCGTCGCGTACGCCGGTGACGTGACCTGGCGGGAGGTCGGGCGGGTGCTGCGGGCGCGCGCGGCCCGGCCCCGGCTGCGCGGCCTGCTGGGCACCCGGGGCCCCGTGGCGGCCCCGCGGGCACCGCTCGCCGAAGGGGTAGTGGAGTCCGACGGCGAGGCCGTACTGGCCCTGGCCGCGCGCCCCGACCGCGATCCGGTGCTCGCGCTGCGGCTCGCCGCGGCCGCCGCGCAGGCGGGGCTGCCCGTATCGCTGCACGCCCTGCGCAGGCTCGCGGCACAGGGCAAACCGCTGCCGGTGCCGTGGCCGGCGGAGGCCCGCGAACAGCTGCTGACGCTGCTGGGCGCGGGGGAGCCGACGGTGGCCGTGTGGGAGGCACTGGAGGCGGAAGGCCTGATCACGCGCCTGCTGCCCGACTGGGAGCGGGTACGGTGCCGCCCCCAGCGAAATCCCGTCCACACCTGGACGGTGGACCGGCACCTGATCGAGACGGCGGTGCGCGCCTCGGCCCTCACCCGCCGGGTCGGCCGCCCCGACCTGCTCCTGATGGCCGCCCTCCTGCACGACATCGGCAAGGGCTGGCCGGGGGACCACTCGGTGGCGGGCGAGACGATCGCCCGCGACGTCGCGGCCCGGGTCGGCTTCGACGCGCAGGACGTCGCCGTGCTGGGGGCGCTCGTACGCCACCACCTGCTGCTGATCGACACCGCGACCCGGCGCGACCTGGACGACCCGGCGACCGTCCGCTCGGTCGCCGAGGCCGTGGGGTCGGTGGGCACGCTGGAGATACTGCACGCCCTGACCGAGGCGGACGCCCTGGCCACCGGGCCGGCGGCGTGGAGCAGCTGGCGGGCAATGCTGGTCGACGACCTCGTCGCGCGCGTCGCCGCCGTGCTGCGGGGTACGCCGCAGGACGTGCCGCAGCCGGAGATCCCGACGACCGAGCAGGAACGGCTGGCGGTGGAGGCCGTGCGCACCGGGGAGCCGGTGCTCGCCCTCCACGCCCGTCAGGAGGAGGACGCGGTCGGCGTGGAACTCGTCGTGGCCGTCCCCGACCAGCCGGGGGTCCTCCCGGCGGTGGCCGGGGTGCTGGCCCTGCACCGGCTCACCGTCCGGGCGGCCGACCTGCGCTCCATGGAGCTCCCGGACCTGGCGGGGGAGGTGCTGGTGCTGCGCTGGCGGGTGGCGGCGGAGTACGGGGCGCTGCCGGAGGCCGCCCGGCTGCGCACCGACCTGATCCGCGCCCTGGACGGCTCGCTGGACGTCCCGGCGAAGCTGGCGGACCGCGAGGCGGCGTACCCGCGCAGGCGCGGGGTGCTACCGCCGCCGCCCCGGGTCACGGTGGTCGCGGACGTCTCCGCGCTGGCCACGGTCCTGGAGGTGCGGGCCCCCGATGCGGTGGGGCTGCTCCACCGGGTCGGCCGCGCGCTGGAATCGGCGGGGGTGCGGGTGCGCAGCGCGCACGTCTCGACGCTGGGTGCCAATGCGGTGGACACCGTGTACGTGGTCGACGGCGACGGCAAACCGCTTCCCGCGCGGGAGGCCGCGGCCTTGGCAGGGTCGGTGCAGGCGGCCCTGTCGTAA
- the ftsH gene encoding ATP-dependent zinc metalloprotease FtsH, with protein MPSPTPVPPRDRADTPWRSEGAPPAPAPKRKMPGGWRGLILAALIVYLVTNLVLSFFNEGDEPTISYTEFSKQVANGNVSKIYSKGDAIQGELKAKQALPDGDKGDYTKFVTQRPAFADDDLWADLTKQNVNVTASPVVVQRSFLANLLLSLAPMLLLVLLWVFIARRMSGAGMGGMGGLGRKAPPKPVELQVGAQRTTFQDVAGIDEVAGELNDVVDFLKNPQQYRDMGARMPRGVLLSGPPGTGKTLLARAVAGEAGVPFFSASASEFIEMIVGVGASRVRELFSEARKVAPAIIFIDEIDTIGRARGAGAGMGGHDEREQTLNQILTEMDGFSGSEGVVVLAATNRADVLDPALTRPGRFDRTVVVSPPDRGGREAILRIHTRDIPLAEDVELTQVARSTPGMTGAELANLANEAALLAVKRGRKAVTQADLSEALEKVQLGAERSLVMPEEERRRTAYHESGHALLGMLQPGADPVRKVTIVPRGRALGVTLSTPDADRYSYTEPYLRGRIIGALGGMAAEHVVYDVITTGSESDLEQVTSIARGMVGRWGMSERVGRLTAIPSDGQSPYGLSAAPATLDAVDHEMRRVVDECYEDACRLLRENRPKLDALAEALLAAETLDEPAAYAAAGIPRLTKGHDAD; from the coding sequence GTGCCCAGCCCCACCCCCGTACCGCCCCGAGACCGGGCCGACACGCCGTGGCGCTCGGAGGGTGCGCCGCCCGCCCCCGCGCCGAAGCGGAAGATGCCGGGCGGCTGGCGCGGGCTGATCCTCGCCGCCCTGATCGTGTACCTGGTGACCAACCTCGTGCTGTCCTTCTTCAACGAGGGCGACGAGCCGACGATCTCGTACACGGAGTTCAGCAAGCAGGTCGCCAACGGCAACGTCTCGAAGATCTACTCCAAGGGCGACGCCATCCAGGGCGAGCTGAAGGCCAAGCAGGCGCTGCCCGACGGGGACAAGGGCGACTACACCAAGTTCGTCACCCAGCGCCCCGCCTTCGCCGACGACGACCTGTGGGCCGACCTCACCAAGCAGAACGTGAACGTGACGGCCTCCCCGGTCGTCGTCCAGCGCAGCTTCCTGGCCAATCTGCTGCTCTCCCTCGCCCCGATGCTGCTCCTGGTCCTCCTGTGGGTGTTCATCGCCCGCCGCATGAGCGGTGCGGGGATGGGCGGCATGGGCGGGCTGGGCCGCAAGGCACCGCCCAAACCCGTGGAGCTGCAGGTGGGCGCCCAGCGCACCACCTTCCAGGACGTGGCGGGCATCGACGAGGTCGCGGGCGAGCTCAACGACGTCGTCGACTTCCTCAAGAACCCGCAGCAGTACCGGGACATGGGCGCCCGGATGCCCCGGGGCGTCCTGCTGTCCGGCCCGCCCGGCACCGGCAAGACCCTGCTCGCGCGGGCGGTCGCGGGTGAGGCAGGGGTGCCGTTCTTCTCCGCCTCGGCCTCGGAGTTCATCGAGATGATCGTCGGCGTGGGCGCTTCCCGGGTGCGCGAACTCTTCTCCGAGGCGCGGAAAGTGGCCCCCGCGATCATCTTCATCGACGAGATCGACACCATCGGCCGGGCGCGCGGCGCGGGCGCCGGCATGGGCGGCCACGACGAACGCGAGCAGACCCTCAACCAGATCCTCACCGAGATGGACGGCTTCTCGGGCTCCGAGGGCGTGGTCGTACTGGCCGCCACCAACCGGGCGGACGTGCTGGACCCGGCCCTGACCCGGCCCGGCCGCTTCGACCGCACCGTGGTCGTCTCCCCGCCCGACCGGGGCGGACGCGAGGCCATCCTGCGCATCCACACCCGCGACATCCCCCTCGCCGAGGACGTGGAACTGACCCAGGTGGCCCGTTCGACCCCCGGCATGACCGGCGCCGAACTCGCCAACCTGGCCAACGAGGCCGCGCTGCTCGCCGTCAAACGGGGACGCAAGGCGGTCACCCAGGCCGATCTGTCCGAGGCGCTGGAGAAGGTCCAGCTGGGCGCCGAGAGGTCCCTGGTCATGCCGGAGGAGGAGCGCCGCCGGACGGCCTACCACGAGAGCGGGCACGCCCTCCTCGGCATGCTCCAGCCGGGCGCCGACCCGGTGCGCAAGGTCACGATCGTCCCCCGCGGCCGCGCGCTCGGCGTCACCCTCTCGACCCCGGACGCCGACCGCTACTCGTACACCGAGCCGTACCTGCGCGGCCGCATCATCGGGGCGCTGGGCGGCATGGCGGCCGAGCACGTGGTCTACGACGTCATCACCACGGGCTCGGAGAGCGACCTGGAACAGGTCACCAGCATCGCCCGCGGCATGGTCGGCCGCTGGGGCATGAGCGAACGCGTCGGCCGCCTCACCGCCATCCCCTCCGACGGCCAGAGCCCCTACGGCCTGTCCGCCGCCCCGGCCACCCTGGACGCGGTGGACCACGAGATGCGGCGGGTCGTGGACGAGTGCTACGAGGATGCCTGCCGACTGCTGCGCGAGAACCGCCCGAAGCTCGACGCCCTGGCCGAGGCACTCCTTGCCGCCGAGACCCTGGACGAACCCGCCGCCTACGCCGCCGCCGGGATCCCGCGCCTGACGAAGGGCCACGACGCGGACTGA
- the ffh gene encoding signal recognition particle protein, with the protein MFDTLSDRLANTFKGLRGKGRLSEADIDAAAREIRIALLEADVALPVVRSFISNVKERARGEEVSKALNPGQQVLKIVNDELVTILGGETRRLRFAKTAPTVIMLAGLQGAGKTTLAGKLGLWLKGQGHTPLLVACDLQRPNAVNQLGVVADRAGVAFYGPQPGNGVGDPVQVAKDSIEYARTKQHDIVIVDTAGRLGIDAELMQQAADIRDAVSPDEILFVVDAMIGQDAVNTAEAFRDGVGFDGVVLSKLDGDARGGAALSIAHVTGKQIMFASNGEKLDEFDAFHPDRMAGRILDMGDMLTLIEQAEKTFSQAEAEKMAAKLAKGPKEFTLDDFLAQMEQVRKMGSISKLLGMLPGMGQIKDQINNIDERDVDRTAAIIKSMTPAERQDPTIINGSRRARIAKGSGTEVSAVKSLVERFFDARKMMSRMAQGGGMPGMPGIPGMGGGPGRQKKQVKQAKGKRKSGNPMKRKEEEAAAAARREQGPQAIEPAAGGNPFGLPAGGAQPGEDFDLPDEFKKFMK; encoded by the coding sequence GTGTTCGATACGCTCTCCGACCGCTTGGCGAATACCTTCAAGGGCCTGCGCGGCAAAGGCCGGCTGTCCGAGGCTGACATCGACGCAGCGGCCCGGGAAATCCGTATCGCCCTCCTCGAGGCCGACGTCGCCCTCCCCGTCGTCCGTTCCTTCATCTCGAACGTCAAGGAAAGGGCCCGCGGCGAGGAGGTCAGCAAGGCGCTGAACCCCGGCCAGCAGGTCCTCAAGATCGTCAACGACGAGCTCGTGACGATCCTCGGCGGCGAGACCCGGCGGCTGCGGTTCGCCAAGACCGCCCCCACCGTGATCATGCTGGCCGGCCTCCAGGGTGCTGGTAAGACCACCCTGGCCGGAAAGCTCGGCCTGTGGCTCAAGGGGCAGGGCCACACCCCGCTCCTCGTCGCGTGCGACCTCCAGCGCCCCAACGCCGTCAACCAGCTGGGCGTCGTCGCCGACCGCGCGGGCGTCGCGTTCTACGGCCCGCAGCCCGGCAACGGCGTCGGCGACCCGGTCCAGGTCGCGAAGGACTCCATCGAGTACGCGCGCACCAAGCAGCACGACATCGTCATCGTCGACACCGCCGGCCGCCTCGGCATCGACGCCGAGCTGATGCAGCAGGCCGCGGACATCCGCGACGCCGTCAGCCCCGACGAGATCCTCTTCGTCGTCGACGCCATGATCGGCCAGGACGCGGTCAACACCGCCGAGGCCTTCCGCGACGGCGTCGGTTTCGACGGCGTCGTGCTCTCCAAGCTCGACGGTGACGCCCGGGGCGGTGCCGCGCTCTCCATCGCGCACGTCACCGGCAAGCAGATCATGTTCGCCTCGAACGGCGAGAAGCTCGACGAGTTCGACGCCTTCCACCCGGACCGCATGGCCGGCCGGATCCTCGACATGGGTGACATGCTCACCCTCATCGAGCAGGCCGAGAAGACCTTCTCGCAGGCCGAGGCCGAGAAGATGGCGGCCAAGCTCGCCAAGGGCCCCAAGGAGTTCACGCTCGACGACTTCCTGGCCCAGATGGAGCAGGTCCGCAAGATGGGCTCCATCTCCAAGCTGCTCGGCATGCTCCCCGGCATGGGGCAGATCAAGGACCAGATCAACAACATCGACGAGCGCGACGTGGACCGCACCGCCGCGATCATCAAGTCGATGACCCCGGCCGAGCGCCAGGACCCGACGATCATCAACGGCTCGCGCCGTGCCCGTATCGCCAAGGGCTCCGGCACCGAGGTCAGCGCGGTCAAGTCGCTCGTGGAGCGGTTCTTCGACGCCCGCAAGATGATGTCCCGCATGGCGCAGGGCGGCGGCATGCCGGGCATGCCCGGCATCCCCGGGATGGGCGGCGGCCCCGGCCGGCAGAAGAAGCAGGTCAAGCAGGCCAAGGGCAAGCGCAAGAGCGGCAACCCGATGAAGCGCAAGGAAGAGGAGGCCGCAGCAGCGGCCCGCCGCGAGCAGGGCCCGCAGGCGATCGAGCCCGCGGCCGGCGGCAACCCCTTCGGCCTTCCGGCGGGCGGCGCTCAGCCGGGCGAGGACTTCGACCTTCCGGACGAGTTCAAGAAGTTCATGAAGTAG